The Longimicrobiaceae bacterium genome includes the window CCTGCGCTTCATTCGCGAGACGATGGAGCGCGCGGGAAGCTTCACGGCGGTCTCCGGCTGGGGCCAGGTGGTGATCGGCTGCGTGGCGCTTGCCGCCGCCGCGCTGGCCGGGCGGATGGGGCCGGGCGCGGGCTGGCTCGCCCTGTGGACGGCGGCGGCGGTCCTGTGCGTGGGCATCGGCGTGGTGTCGACTGCGTGGAAGGCGCGCGCGGCGAAGGTGCCGATGCTGTCCGGCCCGGGCCGCAAGTTCGCGCTCAGCCTGGCGCCGCCGCTGGTGGCCGGCGCGGTGCTCACCGCGGTGATGTACCGGGCGGGGATGGGTGCCATGCTGCCGGGCACGTGGCTGCTGCTGTTCGGCGCCGGGATCGTGACGGCGGGGTCGTTCTCGGTGCGCGTGGTGCCCGCGATGGGCGTCTGCTTCATGGCGCTGGGCGGGGCGGCGCTGTTCGCTCCGGCGGGGTGGGGCGACGCCTTCATGGCGGCCGGCTTCGGCGGGCTGCACGTGGTGTTCGGGACCGTGATCGCGAGGAGGCACGGTGGGTAGGGCCAAAGAGGCACCCCGCAACGGGGAGGAGAGGATGCCGACGGGACTCACCAGCGTGGCGGGCAACCCCGAGGCGGGTGCGCCCGACTTCGACCGGCTCATCCACGAACGCGTGCGGCTGGGGATCGTGAGCGCGCTGGCGGTGAACGAGTCGCTGGCGTTCAACGAGCTCAAGGACATGCTGCGCACCACCGACGGCAACCTCAGCGTGCACGCGCGCAAGCTGGAGGAAGCGGGCTACCTGCACTGCACCAAGAGCTTCGAGGGCCGCGTGCCGCGCACCGAGTTCCGCCTGACCCGCGACGGGCGACGCGCGCTGGAGCAGTACCTGGACCACATGGAGGCGCTCATCCAGTCGGTGCGCGACCGCTGAGCGGCACCCCAAATTTTTTTGCCAGGATACTTTACGATGCAAAGAGCTTTTCAGAAAGCGGGCTTCCCCGGCATCCACGCGGCCGTGATCATGGACGGCAACGGACGCTGGGCCACGGCGCGCGGCCGGCCGCGGGCGATGGGTCACCGCGCGGGCGCCGCGGCGGTGCGGCGCGTGGTGGAGGCTGCGCCGGAGCTGGGCATCGGCACGCTCACGCTGTACGCCTTCTCGGCGGACAACTGGGGGCGGCCGCCACGCGAGGTTTCCGCGCTGATGCGGCTGTTCCGTGCGTACCTGGCGGCGGAGACGCAGCGCTGCCTGGAAAGCGGGGTGCGCATGAGCGTGATCGGGCGGCGCGACAGGCTGCCGGGCGTGCTCGTCCGCTCCATCGCCGCAGCGGAGGAAGACACCGCCGTGGGCACCCGCCTGCACCTCCGCCTAGCGCTGGACTACTCCGCGCGCGACGCCATCGTCCGCGCCGCATCTCTCGCACTCGCATCTGCATCCACGTCTCGCGGCGCATCTGCCGGTTACCTCGCATCTCCCGCATCCGCTGATCCCGTTCGATCCATCGAATCCGGCGGATCGCGGTGGATGGGCGGCCGTTCATCTACCGGAAACGTGGGGGAGATCGGGACGGGGGATGCAGACGCGGTCGCGCGGGCGGAGTTCGCGCGGCGGCTCGGCGCGGCGATGCACGCGGGGGAGCCGGCCCCGGACGTGGACCTGCTGATCCGCACGGGCGGCGAGCAGCGGCTGAGCGACTTCCTGCTCTGGGAGTGCGCGTATGCCGAGCTGCTCTTCTCGCCGCGCATGTGGCCGGACTTCGACGCCGACGCGCTCGCTGAGGCCGTCGCGGAGTTCCGCGGCCGCGAGCGCCGCTTCGGCCGCGTCCCCACCGCCGCCGCAGGCTGACGCGCGTCCGGAATCTCCGAGGCCGGACGCGACCTCGGGAGATGTGGTGCACGTAGATGGGACGGATTCGCGGATCGAAGGTGGAGGGCGCTGAACGGCTGGCGTGAGATGCGGGACGACGGATCGGCCGCGCGAGCGGGTGCAGTCGAGGAGGGCGGCGGGTGATCGGAAGGGGATCGGAAGGGGATCGACTGAACGGCGCCGAGGACGAA containing:
- a CDS encoding transcriptional regulator, producing MPTGLTSVAGNPEAGAPDFDRLIHERVRLGIVSALAVNESLAFNELKDMLRTTDGNLSVHARKLEEAGYLHCTKSFEGRVPRTEFRLTRDGRRALEQYLDHMEALIQSVRDR
- the uppS gene encoding polyprenyl diphosphate synthase, whose product is MQRAFQKAGFPGIHAAVIMDGNGRWATARGRPRAMGHRAGAAAVRRVVEAAPELGIGTLTLYAFSADNWGRPPREVSALMRLFRAYLAAETQRCLESGVRMSVIGRRDRLPGVLVRSIAAAEEDTAVGTRLHLRLALDYSARDAIVRAASLALASASTSRGASAGYLASPASADPVRSIESGGSRWMGGRSSTGNVGEIGTGDADAVARAEFARRLGAAMHAGEPAPDVDLLIRTGGEQRLSDFLLWECAYAELLFSPRMWPDFDADALAEAVAEFRGRERRFGRVPTAAAG